The following are from one region of the Rhodopirellula sp. P2 genome:
- the pgl gene encoding 6-phosphogluconolactonase, whose amino-acid sequence MQVFDSLDELSNAAADAFCKLAKEAIEQRGVFRVTLSGGSTPKRLYELLATKELPWQNIEFYWGDERNVTEDNLDSNYRMVREALLSHLPADSLRAFPVPVDPDNPAATAEAYEKTLRETFPGADVPTWDLALLGMGDDAHTASLFPETKAIEQNDRWFVENWVPKMETYRYTLTAPAINSARQRWFLIGGANKRQALASVRSSANDLPAALFPSRLIESPTWFVTRDAVAIA is encoded by the coding sequence GCGAAAGAAGCGATCGAGCAGCGGGGCGTGTTCCGGGTGACGTTGTCCGGTGGTTCGACCCCCAAGCGTCTGTATGAATTGCTGGCGACCAAAGAGTTGCCGTGGCAAAACATCGAGTTCTACTGGGGCGACGAACGCAACGTCACGGAAGACAATTTGGACAGCAATTACCGGATGGTTCGGGAAGCGTTGCTGTCGCACTTGCCAGCGGATTCGTTGCGTGCGTTTCCGGTGCCGGTGGATCCGGATAACCCGGCGGCCACCGCGGAAGCCTACGAGAAAACACTGCGAGAAACGTTTCCGGGTGCCGATGTGCCGACGTGGGATTTGGCGCTGTTGGGAATGGGCGATGACGCGCACACGGCGTCGTTGTTTCCTGAAACCAAGGCGATCGAGCAGAACGATCGCTGGTTCGTGGAGAACTGGGTTCCGAAAATGGAAACCTATCGCTACACGTTGACCGCACCCGCGATCAACTCCGCTCGGCAGCGTTGGTTCTTGATCGGTGGAGCGAACAAGCGTCAGGCTCTCGCGAGTGTCCGAAGTTCCGCCAACGATCTCCCCGCCGCGTTGTTTCCGTCGCGATTGATCGAGTCACCAACTTGGTTTGTGACGCGCGACGCCGTCGCGATTGCTTAA
- a CDS encoding DUF4112 domain-containing protein: protein MKSASQSLTGESAVLTEVQLSHPSLRWVDRYSRLLDTRFRIPGTKVRFGLDFILGLVPGAGDAISMGLSGILIATMAKNGASPRLVLRMLGNVGLDALVGTIPILGNLFDLFYKANHRNLLLLREYYVEDKHRRSIWPILMAIVITLIVLLGLMVMIFVWCINAIMNLF from the coding sequence ATGAAATCTGCCTCCCAATCGCTCACCGGTGAATCGGCTGTTTTAACGGAGGTGCAACTCAGCCATCCATCGCTGCGTTGGGTCGATCGCTACAGTCGATTGCTGGACACCCGCTTTCGTATTCCCGGAACAAAGGTCCGCTTCGGCCTGGACTTCATCCTTGGCCTTGTCCCCGGTGCCGGCGATGCGATCAGCATGGGCCTTTCGGGAATCTTGATCGCAACCATGGCGAAAAATGGTGCCAGCCCAAGACTGGTGCTGAGAATGCTGGGCAACGTGGGCCTGGATGCCTTGGTCGGAACCATTCCCATCTTGGGCAACCTCTTTGACTTGTTCTACAAAGCCAACCACCGCAACCTGCTGTTGTTGCGGGAGTACTACGTCGAGGACAAACATCGACGCAGCATTTGGCCGATCCTGATGGCCATCGTGATCACCCTCATCGTCCTGCTGGGGTTGATGGTGATGATCTTTGTGTGGTGCATCAACGCGATCATGAACCTGTTCTAA
- the tsaD gene encoding tRNA (adenosine(37)-N6)-threonylcarbamoyltransferase complex transferase subunit TsaD, producing MTSAAGPELLLSIESTCDETAAAVIRRDGTVLGQCIATQETLHEQFGGVVPEIAARAHLERILPVIDTAMNQANLRGEDLTAIAVADRPGLAGSLLVGVVAAKTLALAWNKPLIALNHLHAHLYACQLIDGAPADIYPAIGLIVSGGHTSLYHCHTAIELEYLGGTIDDAAGEAFDKVAAMLSLPFPGGIEVAKLAMQGNDQAYSFPRSMIHDPGDNFSFSGLKTAVRYAIAGPGRQDFSSLEISDEVKRDVCASFEAAVVDVLVAKCRRAIKRHRNRNASNPNESSGGTKRLIVGGGVAANSRLRRDLQAAAEKDGFELWIAPPHLCTDNAVMGAIAWKKFEAGQFAPLDLDITPGLQRGF from the coding sequence ATGACCTCAGCCGCCGGCCCCGAGTTGCTGCTGTCCATCGAATCCACCTGCGACGAGACCGCTGCGGCCGTGATCCGCCGTGACGGCACGGTCCTGGGCCAATGCATCGCCACCCAAGAAACGTTGCACGAGCAGTTTGGCGGAGTGGTTCCCGAGATCGCCGCCCGGGCCCACCTGGAACGCATCCTGCCGGTGATCGACACGGCAATGAACCAGGCCAACCTCCGTGGCGAAGACCTGACCGCGATCGCCGTGGCCGACCGACCGGGGCTGGCCGGTTCCCTGCTGGTCGGCGTCGTTGCTGCGAAAACGCTCGCGCTGGCTTGGAACAAACCACTCATCGCGCTCAATCACCTGCACGCTCACCTGTACGCGTGCCAATTGATCGATGGCGCCCCCGCAGACATCTATCCGGCGATTGGGCTGATCGTTTCGGGGGGGCACACCAGCCTCTACCACTGCCACACAGCGATCGAATTGGAATACCTGGGCGGAACCATCGACGACGCCGCGGGCGAAGCGTTCGATAAAGTTGCCGCGATGCTCTCGCTGCCGTTTCCAGGCGGCATCGAAGTCGCCAAGCTGGCCATGCAAGGAAACGACCAGGCGTACTCTTTCCCGCGTTCGATGATCCACGATCCCGGCGACAACTTTTCATTCAGCGGGCTGAAGACCGCGGTTCGGTACGCCATCGCTGGCCCCGGACGCCAAGATTTTTCCAGCCTGGAGATTTCTGACGAAGTCAAACGAGACGTGTGTGCCTCGTTCGAGGCCGCCGTGGTCGATGTTCTGGTCGCAAAGTGCCGCCGGGCAATCAAGCGGCACAGGAATCGCAACGCATCCAATCCCAATGAATCCAGCGGCGGAACCAAGCGGCTGATTGTCGGTGGAGGCGTGGCTGCCAACTCACGCTTGCGGCGTGACCTGCAGGCCGCCGCCGAAAAAGACGGGTTCGAACTCTGGATCGCTCCCCCGCACCTGTGCACTGACAACGCGGTCATGGGCGCGATCGCTTGGAAGAAGTTCGAAGCCGGCCAGTTCGCACCGCTTGATTTGGACATCACCCCCGGACTGCAGCGAGGCTTCTGA
- the thpR gene encoding RNA 2',3'-cyclic phosphodiesterase: protein MKTIRTFLAIPLPSDLARTASRWMAETKTPGDGIKWVPDENLHLTLKFLGEVDNIEIPTVCNTLQAACDPLEPFGLVLEGASGIPDLERPRVLTIAVDDFTSSLTNLVADLEKRFAGLGYKPEPRDYRPHLTVGRTRSGSRRANSEVIDRWRKHEDDEIGEFNVREIHVVGSFLEKHGPTYNVLGRVQL from the coding sequence ATGAAAACCATTCGCACTTTTTTGGCCATTCCGTTGCCATCTGATCTCGCCCGCACAGCATCGCGTTGGATGGCGGAAACCAAAACCCCTGGAGACGGAATCAAATGGGTTCCCGACGAGAATCTTCATCTCACGCTGAAGTTCCTCGGGGAAGTCGACAACATTGAAATACCGACGGTTTGCAACACACTGCAAGCAGCTTGCGACCCCCTGGAACCCTTTGGCTTGGTTCTGGAGGGTGCCTCTGGCATCCCCGACCTTGAACGACCTCGTGTGCTGACCATCGCCGTCGACGATTTCACCTCCTCGCTGACCAATCTGGTCGCGGATCTCGAGAAACGTTTCGCAGGTCTTGGCTACAAACCCGAACCGCGGGACTACCGGCCTCATTTGACGGTGGGACGCACTCGCAGCGGAAGTCGCCGAGCCAATTCAGAAGTCATCGATCGATGGCGAAAGCACGAAGACGATGAGATTGGCGAATTCAACGTTCGCGAAATTCATGTCGTGGGCAGCTTCCTGGAAAAACACGGCCCGACGTACAACGTGCTGGGACGAGTCCAGCTATGA
- a CDS encoding YheT family hydrolase yields MTEWQKLSTQIKSEKHRLPVSEGDTLILHDDVPAPWGESPRGSVLLLHGICGCHAADYMVRFTRRLLAIGVRVFRLDMRGCGESVAFCRGITHAGRSDDVLAAIEFIAELTSGHAAPIGAVGTSLGGNQLLRAAGRVGAGLDARPSYWDRVGPIVAIAPPIDLQACSDRMEAWSLRFYNHYFITQLLRRAKSTLQMREELGGLLDGRAPKTLREFDRRITAPMAGFSDERSYYASSSAHSVVERIDIPALIVTAADDPLVPVDSFVALRERVRDSTRVLTMPTGGHHGFTQLDGTAWTDELIAKFYDAAW; encoded by the coding sequence ATGACCGAATGGCAAAAGCTATCGACTCAAATCAAATCCGAGAAGCATCGGTTGCCAGTGTCGGAGGGAGACACGCTCATTTTGCATGATGATGTGCCGGCACCGTGGGGGGAATCTCCTCGGGGCAGCGTGTTGCTGCTGCATGGGATTTGTGGCTGTCACGCGGCCGATTACATGGTTCGATTCACACGAAGGTTGCTGGCGATCGGCGTTCGTGTGTTCCGATTGGACATGCGAGGTTGTGGTGAATCCGTGGCGTTTTGTCGAGGGATCACGCACGCTGGACGAAGCGACGATGTATTGGCTGCGATCGAGTTCATTGCCGAATTGACGAGTGGTCATGCCGCTCCGATCGGCGCGGTGGGGACATCCTTGGGCGGCAACCAATTGCTGCGTGCGGCGGGGCGAGTCGGCGCCGGTCTGGATGCCCGTCCCTCGTACTGGGATCGTGTCGGGCCGATCGTCGCGATCGCTCCGCCGATCGACTTGCAGGCCTGCAGCGACCGGATGGAGGCTTGGTCCCTGCGTTTTTACAACCACTACTTCATCACTCAGTTGCTCCGGCGAGCCAAGTCGACCTTGCAGATGCGGGAGGAGTTGGGCGGTCTGTTGGACGGCCGGGCTCCGAAAACACTTCGCGAATTTGATCGTCGGATCACCGCGCCCATGGCTGGTTTTTCTGACGAGCGATCCTATTACGCGTCCTCGTCGGCTCACTCCGTGGTCGAGCGGATTGATATTCCTGCGTTGATTGTCACCGCCGCGGATGATCCCTTGGTGCCGGTTGATTCGTTCGTGGCACTGCGCGAGCGGGTTCGCGATTCAACTCGCGTGTTGACCATGCCAACCGGAGGCCATCATGGGTTCACGCAACTGGACGGAACGGCGTGGACAGATGAGCTGATCGCAAAATTTTACGACGCAGCTTGGTGA
- a CDS encoding 2-oxoglutarate dehydrogenase E1 component, producing the protein MNSYSLDYIDDLYVQYVRDPSSVSETWRQYFEQFLVGAGASVSASPPKSVQGDSGSNGTPSGARSVVAPAFASGQAGSAADTTDRTGSTGDQNVDQALWLARIQDRVDQLVREYRVRGHLIATLDPLGLFEHTCPELSPRSHGLSEQDLARPFDSSILENVSGSTLDVILNKLQSTYCRSIGAQFMHIDNRNIRDWLQRRMETTENRLDLSHEVQRRIYTRLADATIFEEFVRRKFVGAKTFSLEGAESLIPLIDLALEKAGQHQVKEVVMAMAHRGRLNVMANILKKRAMNIFWSFDDPTPELSRGGGDVRYHLGYSSDWKTASGDHLHISLCFNPSHLEYVNTVALGRTRCKQDNCGDSDRQDVMTILIHGDAAFAGEGVVQETLNLSELKGYRTGGTLHVVINNQVGFTTEPDEGRSTTYATDVAKMLQIPIFHVNGEDPEAVAQVVSLAMDFRKKFHRDVVIDLYAYRRWGHNEGDEPRFTQPQMYAEIDRRPGVRQQYLNRLLKLGKITEEEADEISRDRTEKLESEFEASKHESFVPDTQTLAKNWMEYFGGPEPADEVDTTMSVERLSELLDKLTRLPEGFSPHKKLKRPMAQRREMASGERPLDWAAAEAAAFASLLDAGHPIRLTGQDCERGTFSHRHAVLHDMRDGSEYCPLKNLHDSQARLELFNSPLSEAGVLGFEYGYSLDCPSGLCLWEAQFGDFWNAAQVIVDQFIASAEDKWNRLSGLVMLLPHGFEGQGPEHCSARVERFLAMAAEDNIQICQPTTPAQYFHLLRRQVIRKWRKPLIVLTPKSLLRHAEVTSPLDVVAEGGFRKILPDRKVPLEGAKRLLLCTGKVYYDLLQERTDKNIEGVPIMRLEQLYPLSLDEIFAAFEGLAEGAEIRWVQEEPENMGAWPYLKLKIGDELNTRFRFTKATRAESASPSTGSMAAHKLEQIDLIQAAFEGLN; encoded by the coding sequence ATGAATAGCTATTCGTTGGACTACATCGACGACTTGTACGTGCAATACGTGCGTGATCCGTCGAGCGTTTCGGAAACCTGGCGTCAATACTTTGAGCAGTTCTTGGTAGGAGCGGGCGCGAGCGTTTCTGCTTCGCCCCCCAAGAGCGTGCAAGGTGACTCTGGCAGCAATGGAACGCCCTCGGGAGCACGCTCGGTGGTGGCTCCCGCCTTTGCATCTGGCCAAGCCGGCAGCGCCGCCGACACGACCGATCGCACCGGATCCACGGGCGACCAAAATGTCGACCAAGCCCTGTGGCTGGCTCGAATCCAAGACCGCGTGGACCAATTGGTTCGCGAATACCGCGTTCGAGGCCACCTGATCGCCACCCTGGACCCGCTCGGGTTGTTCGAACACACCTGCCCAGAACTGTCGCCACGCAGCCATGGCTTGAGCGAACAGGACCTGGCGCGTCCTTTTGACAGCAGCATCTTGGAAAACGTTTCGGGCAGCACCCTGGACGTCATCCTGAACAAACTGCAGTCCACCTACTGCCGCAGCATCGGCGCCCAGTTCATGCACATCGACAATCGCAACATTCGCGATTGGTTGCAGCGCCGGATGGAAACGACCGAAAATCGGCTGGACCTGTCCCACGAAGTTCAGCGTCGAATCTACACCCGCCTGGCCGACGCCACCATCTTCGAAGAATTCGTGCGCCGCAAATTCGTCGGTGCCAAAACATTCTCGCTCGAAGGTGCGGAAAGCCTGATCCCTCTGATTGACCTGGCGCTTGAAAAAGCAGGCCAGCATCAAGTCAAAGAAGTGGTCATGGCGATGGCCCACCGGGGTCGCCTCAATGTGATGGCGAACATCCTGAAAAAACGGGCGATGAACATCTTCTGGTCGTTCGATGACCCCACGCCGGAACTCAGCCGCGGTGGGGGCGATGTTCGCTACCACCTCGGCTACAGCAGCGACTGGAAAACCGCTTCGGGTGATCACCTGCACATCTCACTGTGCTTCAACCCCAGCCACCTCGAATACGTCAACACCGTGGCACTCGGCCGGACCCGGTGCAAACAAGACAACTGTGGCGATTCCGATCGACAAGACGTGATGACGATCCTGATTCACGGCGACGCAGCCTTCGCCGGGGAAGGCGTTGTCCAAGAGACGCTGAACCTCAGCGAACTGAAAGGCTATCGCACCGGCGGTACCTTGCACGTCGTGATCAACAACCAAGTCGGCTTCACCACCGAACCCGACGAGGGACGCAGCACGACCTACGCCACCGATGTGGCCAAGATGCTGCAAATCCCCATCTTTCACGTCAACGGCGAAGACCCCGAAGCGGTCGCCCAAGTCGTTTCGCTGGCCATGGATTTCCGCAAAAAATTCCATCGCGATGTTGTCATCGACCTGTACGCCTATCGTCGCTGGGGACACAACGAAGGCGACGAACCGCGCTTCACCCAACCGCAAATGTACGCCGAAATTGATCGCCGTCCCGGCGTTCGGCAACAGTACCTCAATCGCTTGCTGAAACTCGGCAAAATCACGGAAGAAGAAGCCGACGAAATCAGCCGTGACCGAACCGAAAAACTCGAAAGTGAATTCGAGGCCAGCAAGCACGAGTCGTTTGTCCCCGACACACAAACGCTTGCCAAGAACTGGATGGAGTACTTCGGCGGCCCCGAACCAGCCGATGAAGTCGACACCACCATGTCGGTCGAGCGACTGAGCGAATTGCTCGACAAGCTCACCCGTTTGCCGGAAGGGTTCTCACCTCACAAAAAGCTCAAGCGGCCCATGGCGCAACGCCGCGAGATGGCCAGCGGCGAACGCCCCCTGGATTGGGCCGCAGCAGAAGCCGCCGCGTTCGCATCGCTGCTCGATGCGGGCCACCCGATTCGATTGACCGGTCAAGACTGCGAACGCGGAACGTTCAGCCACCGCCACGCGGTGCTGCACGACATGCGCGACGGCAGCGAATACTGCCCGCTGAAGAACCTGCATGACAGCCAAGCACGCCTGGAACTGTTCAACAGCCCGCTGAGCGAAGCCGGCGTGCTGGGATTTGAATACGGCTACTCGCTGGATTGCCCCAGCGGCCTGTGCCTGTGGGAAGCCCAATTTGGTGACTTCTGGAACGCCGCCCAGGTGATCGTGGACCAGTTCATCGCCAGCGCCGAAGACAAGTGGAATCGCCTCTCCGGCTTGGTCATGCTGCTGCCTCACGGCTTCGAAGGACAAGGCCCTGAACACTGCAGCGCTCGCGTCGAGCGTTTCTTGGCCATGGCGGCCGAAGACAACATCCAAATCTGCCAGCCCACCACGCCGGCCCAGTACTTCCACCTGCTTCGTCGACAAGTCATCCGGAAATGGCGCAAGCCCCTGATTGTCTTGACCCCCAAAAGCTTGCTGCGACACGCCGAGGTCACCAGCCCCCTGGACGTGGTTGCCGAGGGTGGCTTCCGCAAGATCTTGCCTGATCGCAAGGTACCACTGGAAGGCGCCAAACGCTTGCTGCTGTGCACCGGCAAAGTCTATTACGACCTGCTGCAGGAACGCACCGACAAGAACATCGAAGGCGTGCCAATCATGCGTCTCGAACAGCTTTACCCGCTGTCACTGGACGAGATTTTCGCCGCCTTCGAAGGGCTTGCCGAAGGCGCCGAGATCCGCTGGGTCCAAGAAGAACCCGAGAACATGGGCGCGTGGCCGTACTTGAAACTCAAGATCGGCGACGAACTGAACACACGCTTCCGGTTCACCAAAGCCACGCGTGCGGAATCAGCCAGCCCCAGCACCGGGTCGATGGCAGCTCACAAACTGGAACAGATCGACCTGATCCAAGCTGCGTTCGAAGGACTCAACTGA